A single region of the Chrysoperla carnea chromosome 5, inChrCarn1.1, whole genome shotgun sequence genome encodes:
- the LOC123299593 gene encoding DNA damage-regulated autophagy modulator protein 2-like, with protein MTLAWVTWIPIGLFVLIAATFITSYSIAVGLGHVNAFLPYISDTGTLPPESCIFGQFLNIAGFITCILAYIRYLQIRELNNRFRFTKCVQKLNRWGIWAGFLTGLGISMVGNFQETNDIAMHLVGANLAFGVGTIYFCIQCAISYKTVPITCNKLLCHFRLVLSIYCIIGYFGVFTFAYLSFNAKPGSIEDNLKWTSDMPGFGYHLASTIMEWLLALAFITYILTVTPEFRYIGIREPQVEVLISDEILARITPPNQSK; from the exons atgacGCTAGCATGGGTGACATGGATTCCGATAGGCCTGTTTGTATTAATAGCGGCTACTTTTATTACATC GTACAGTATAGCAGTTGGGTTAGGTCATGTGAATGCGTTTCTTCCTTATATTAGTGATACGGGTACATTACCACCAGAAAGTTGTATTTTTGGTCAATTCCTTAATATCGCAGGATTCATTA CATGCATTTTAGCATATATACGTTATTTACAAATAAGAGAATTAAACAATCGATTTAGATTTACAAAATGTGTCCAAAAGTTAAATCGTTGGGGTATATGGGCTGGTTTTCTAACTGGCTTGGGCATTTCTATGGTTGGTAATTTTCAAGAAACCAATGATATAGCAATGCATTTAGTTGGTGCAAATTTAGCATTTGGTGTTGgcacaatatatttttgtatacaatgtGCCATTTCGTATAAGACAGTGCCAATAACttgtaacaaattattatgcCATTTTCGTCTTGTGTTATCTATTTACTGTATTATTGGATACTTTGGCGTGTTTACATTTGCATATCTTTCATTCAATGCAAAACCAG GTTCGAtagaagataatttaaagtggACATCAGATATGCCAGGGTTTGGCTATCACTTAGCCAGTACGATAATGGAGTGGTTACTGGCCCTTGCGTTCATAACGTACATACTAACGGTAACTCCAGAATTTAGATATATTGGCATTCGTGAGCCACAAGTTGAAGTATTGATATCAGATGAAATATTGGCAAGAATTACTCCACCAAATCAAAGTAAATGA
- the LOC123300762 gene encoding RING-H2 finger protein ATL63-like has protein sequence MPHPGLTFALAVGVALGAIIYYLLPNWERPHDGSGPSQPPVNSWDLTNNEQNSNIRRRRIHDGNCSICLQIVAEGANGSKKLKCGHVFHDNCIQLWLRRKSECPNCRMPVITPTDIIAHQ, from the exons atGCCACATCCTGGTCTTACATTTGCTTTGGCTGTGGGTGTAGCTCTAGGtgctataatatattatttacttccAAATTGGGAACGACCACATGATGGCAGTGGACCATCGCAACCACCAGTTAATTCATGGGATTTGActaataatgaacaaaattctaatataag gAGACGACGTATCCATGATGGAAATTGTTCGATATGTTTGCAAATCGTTGCAGAAGGAGCCAATggttcgaaaaaattaaaatgcggACATGTTTTTCATGATAATTGCATTCAATTATGGCTAAGACGAAAATCTGAATGTCCAAATTGTCGTATGCCAGTTATTACACCCACCGATATTATTGCACATCAATAA
- the LOC123300603 gene encoding DNA damage-regulated autophagy modulator protein 2-like: MAEYRNLHVIPLSLFILMPVTFVITYFIAVFWDHVHPTLPYISETGAFSPESCIFAQFLNIAALLLLCWVYIRHRQISKFSELQPENRVSNTANNLATIFGIIGCIGLDVVANFQESRSVGIHMIGAMTCFAATNIYFCMQTVFSCNLRPYINSLRMIYIRAVINFLSVAFTVSTVLPGSISMQQFNGTDYKKWLPSDGGWHWHMTSVISEYFLTLSFCAYLLTFVHEFRRIHFYSPEIELNLEMKSKDTVSKKNLEVNLSTDSNGYKS, translated from the exons ATGGCCGAATATCGAAATTTACATGTTATAccattaagtttatttattttaatgcctGTGACGTTTGTCATCAC ATACTTTATTGCTGTGTTTTGGGATCATGTTCATCCAACATTACCATATATAAGTGAAACAGGAGCATTTTCACCAGAAAGTTGtatatttgcacaatttttaaatattgctgcTTTATTAT tattatgcTGGGTTTACATTCGACATcgacaaatatcaaaattttcagaattacaaCCAGAAAATAGAGTATCAAACACAGCAAATAATTTGGCAACAATATTTGGTATAATTGGATGTATTGGATTAGATGTTGTTGCTAATTTTCAAGAATCTAGATCAGTTGGTATTCATATGATCGGGGCAATGACGTGCTTTGCTGCaacgaatatatatttttgtatgcaa acagtattttcatgtaatttgcGTCCATACATAAACAGTTTACGCATGATTTACATTCGAGCAgtcatcaattttttaagtgttgCATTTACTGTTAGTACCGTTTTACCTGGCTCCATATCGATGCAACAATTTAatg GTACAGATTATAAGAAATGGTTACCTTCAGACGGAGGATGGCATTGGCACATGACTAGCGTTATCTCAGAGTATTTTCTAACATTATCATTTTGtgcttatttattaacatttgtaCATGAATTTCGAAGAATACATTTCTATTCACCAGAAATCgaattaaat ttAGAGATGAAATCAAAAGATACTGTTTCGAAGAAAAATCTGGAAGTAAATTTATCAACAGATTCTAATGGGTATAAATCATAG